In Devosia sp. 1566, a single genomic region encodes these proteins:
- the tgt gene encoding tRNA guanosine(34) transglycosylase Tgt, whose protein sequence is MKQVTFTLAATDGAARRGRIDTPRGDIQTPAFMPVGTVGTVKAMYPDQVRETGADILLGNTYHLMLRPGAERVAALGGLHDFMDWQRPILTDSGGFQVMSLAQLRKLTEQGVTFKSHIDGSAHQLTPERSIEIQTLLDSDIIMQLDECIALPAEYKEMERAMELSLRWADRSKTAFNNQANRALFGIVQGGDSAELRARSAAGLRSIGFDGYAVGGLAVGEPQEVMFRVLDEITPELPTDRPRYLMGVGKPDDILGAIGRGIDMFDCVHPTRAGRHGHVYTRFGVINLKNARHKDDPRPIDEQSPNRNCRRWSRAYLHHLVRTEEILGAMILSQINLAYYQELVSGARVAIEAGRFADFAAETRAAWAAGDLPVI, encoded by the coding sequence ATGAAACAGGTCACCTTCACCCTTGCTGCCACCGACGGCGCCGCCCGCCGGGGCCGCATCGATACGCCCCGCGGCGATATCCAGACGCCCGCCTTCATGCCCGTGGGCACGGTCGGCACCGTCAAGGCCATGTATCCCGACCAGGTGCGGGAAACCGGCGCTGATATTCTCCTCGGCAACACCTATCACCTGATGCTGCGCCCCGGCGCCGAGCGCGTCGCGGCGCTGGGTGGCCTGCACGACTTCATGGATTGGCAGCGCCCCATCCTCACCGATAGCGGTGGCTTTCAGGTCATGTCGCTGGCCCAGCTGCGCAAGCTGACCGAACAGGGCGTCACCTTCAAATCCCATATCGATGGCTCCGCCCACCAGCTCACCCCCGAGCGCTCGATCGAGATCCAGACGCTCCTCGACAGCGACATCATCATGCAGCTCGACGAGTGCATTGCGCTCCCCGCCGAGTACAAGGAGATGGAGCGCGCCATGGAGCTGTCCCTGCGCTGGGCCGACCGCTCCAAGACCGCCTTCAATAATCAGGCCAATCGCGCCCTCTTCGGCATCGTTCAGGGCGGCGATTCCGCCGAACTCCGCGCCCGCTCCGCCGCCGGCCTCCGCAGCATCGGCTTTGATGGCTATGCCGTCGGCGGCCTCGCCGTCGGCGAGCCGCAGGAAGTGATGTTCCGCGTCCTCGACGAAATCACCCCCGAACTGCCCACCGACCGTCCACGCTATCTGATGGGCGTCGGCAAGCCCGACGACATCCTGGGCGCCATCGGCCGGGGCATCGACATGTTCGATTGCGTCCACCCCACCCGCGCCGGCCGCCACGGCCATGTCTACACGCGCTTTGGCGTCATCAACCTCAAGAACGCGCGCCACAAGGATGACCCTCGTCCCATCGACGAGCAGTCTCCCAACCGCAATTGCCGCCGCTGGAGCAGAGCCTATCTTCACCATCTGGTGCGGACGGAGGAAATTTTGGGGGCCATGATCCTTTCGCAGATCAATCTGGCCTACTATCAAGAACTGGTGAGTGGTGCTCGCGTGGCAATCGAGGCGGGTCGGTTCGCCGATTTTGCCGCCGAAACTCGCGCTGCTTGGGCGGCGGGCGATCTGCCGGTTATTTGA
- the pgi gene encoding glucose-6-phosphate isomerase translates to MAKSGRKASFTDLGKHRKRLETQPMRLQFAEDPNRFERFSARAGDLLLDYSKNRIDEEAMAALFDLARAAGLEERRTQMCEGEHINLTENRAVMHMALRYQGDRPVPVDGKDVMPDVRAVLAAIKTYTDAIRSGEIRSHTGEQFTDVVNIGIGGSDLGPAMVTLALEPYTRPDLRAHYVSNVDGAHIHDTLKRLNPGTTLFIVASKTFTTDETMTNAGSARKWLAESLGEEAVPSHFAAVSTNIPACAAFGIQEDRIFGFWDWVGGRYSVWSAIGLPIALAVGYDHFSAFLSGADAMDQHFLSAPLEKNLPVIMGLLGVWYRNVWGFSTHAVLPYDQRLSRFPAYLQQQDMESNGKSVTLSGKPVAWSTGPIVWGEPGTNGQHAFYQLIHQGTDVVPADFLVAARPHESMPPHHAKLVANVLAQSEALMLGKTEEEVVAELKAQGLDKKAIKSLAPHKIFPGNRPSNTLFYPQLTPEMLGSLVALYEHKVFTQGVIWNVNSYDQWGVELGKQLAKALLPKVEGTAGADGHDSSTQGLLAYFHANKGGSA, encoded by the coding sequence ATGGCGAAATCAGGGCGCAAGGCCAGCTTCACCGACCTCGGCAAGCATCGCAAGCGGCTTGAAACCCAGCCCATGCGGCTGCAATTCGCCGAGGATCCCAACCGCTTTGAGCGCTTTTCCGCCCGTGCGGGCGACCTGCTGCTCGACTACAGCAAGAACCGCATCGACGAAGAAGCCATGGCCGCGCTCTTCGACCTCGCCCGCGCCGCAGGCCTCGAAGAGCGCCGCACCCAGATGTGCGAGGGCGAGCATATCAACCTCACTGAGAACCGCGCGGTCATGCACATGGCCCTGCGATATCAAGGGGACAGGCCTGTTCCTGTCGATGGCAAGGACGTCATGCCGGACGTGCGCGCAGTGCTTGCGGCCATCAAGACCTACACCGACGCCATCCGCTCCGGCGAGATCCGCAGCCATACCGGCGAGCAATTCACCGATGTCGTCAATATCGGTATCGGCGGCTCCGACCTCGGCCCCGCCATGGTGACCCTCGCGCTCGAGCCCTATACCCGTCCCGACTTGCGCGCGCACTACGTCTCCAATGTCGATGGCGCCCATATTCACGACACGCTCAAGCGCCTCAACCCGGGGACAACGCTTTTTATCGTTGCCTCCAAGACCTTTACCACCGACGAGACCATGACCAATGCAGGCTCCGCCCGCAAATGGCTGGCCGAATCGCTGGGCGAGGAAGCCGTCCCCAGCCACTTCGCCGCCGTTTCCACCAACATCCCCGCCTGCGCCGCCTTCGGCATCCAAGAGGATCGCATCTTTGGTTTCTGGGACTGGGTCGGCGGTCGTTATTCCGTCTGGTCGGCCATCGGCCTACCGATCGCCCTTGCCGTCGGTTACGACCATTTCTCCGCGTTCCTGAGCGGTGCCGACGCCATGGACCAGCACTTCCTCTCCGCCCCACTTGAGAAAAACCTGCCTGTTATCATGGGTTTGCTGGGTGTTTGGTACCGCAATGTCTGGGGCTTCTCCACTCACGCCGTCTTGCCCTATGACCAGCGCCTGTCGCGGTTTCCCGCGTATCTGCAGCAGCAGGACATGGAATCCAACGGCAAATCGGTGACCCTGAGCGGCAAGCCCGTGGCGTGGTCCACCGGCCCCATCGTTTGGGGTGAGCCGGGCACCAATGGCCAGCACGCCTTTTACCAGCTGATCCACCAAGGCACCGATGTCGTGCCCGCCGACTTCCTCGTTGCTGCCCGCCCACACGAGTCCATGCCGCCCCACCACGCCAAGCTCGTGGCCAATGTGCTGGCGCAGTCCGAAGCGCTGATGCTGGGCAAGACCGAAGAAGAGGTTGTGGCTGAACTCAAGGCACAGGGCCTCGACAAAAAAGCGATCAAATCTTTGGCTCCGCACAAGATTTTCCCGGGCAACCGGCCATCCAACACCTTGTTTTATCCCCAGCTCACCCCCGAAATGTTGGGCTCGCTCGTCGCTCTTTACGAGCACAAGGTCTTCACCCAAGGTGTGATCTGGAACGTCAACTCCTATGACCAGTGGGGCGTCGAGCTTGGCAAGCAACTCGCCAAGGCGCTGTTGCCCAAGGTTGAAGGCACTGCCGGCGCCGACGGGCATGACAGCTCCACCCAGGGCCTGCTCGCCTATTTCCATGCCAACAAGGGTGGATCGGCATGA
- the map gene encoding type I methionyl aminopeptidase yields MTVSTEEQLQALKEIGRICAITRDAMSSAMRPGMTTAELDDIGRAVLTEHGARSAPEITYEFPGATCISVNEEIAHGIPGTRVLREGDLVNIDVSAEKNGVFADTGASFVLGKGDARLDALCRDGKKAMWAGIRTVKPGAGFNEIGNAIGKFAKKGGYTLIRNLASHGVGDSLHDEPGEIATWPDRSERRRITNGLVFTIEPFLSLGGRWAEQKSEDDEWTLVSKPSAPCVQYEHTVVATPRGALVVTLAA; encoded by the coding sequence ATGACCGTCAGCACCGAAGAGCAGCTGCAAGCCCTCAAGGAAATCGGCCGCATCTGTGCAATCACCCGCGACGCAATGAGCTCGGCCATGCGGCCGGGCATGACCACGGCCGAGCTGGACGACATCGGCCGCGCCGTTCTCACTGAGCATGGCGCGCGCTCGGCACCCGAGATCACCTATGAGTTCCCCGGCGCCACTTGCATTTCCGTCAACGAGGAAATCGCCCACGGCATCCCCGGCACGCGCGTCCTGCGGGAGGGCGACCTCGTCAATATCGACGTCTCGGCCGAAAAGAACGGCGTTTTTGCCGATACTGGCGCGTCCTTCGTGCTGGGCAAGGGGGACGCCCGGCTCGATGCCCTTTGCCGCGACGGCAAGAAGGCGATGTGGGCCGGCATCCGCACCGTCAAGCCCGGCGCCGGGTTCAACGAGATCGGCAATGCCATCGGCAAGTTCGCGAAGAAAGGCGGCTACACCCTGATCCGCAATCTCGCCAGCCACGGCGTGGGTGATAGCCTGCACGACGAACCCGGTGAAATCGCCACCTGGCCGGACCGCTCCGAACGCCGCCGCATCACCAATGGCTTGGTGTTCACCATCGAGCCTTTCCTGTCGCTCGGTGGCCGCTGGGCGGAGCAGAAATCCGAAGACGACGAATGGACGCTGGTCAGCAAACCGTCGGCCCCCTGCGTGCAATATGAGCATACAGTGGTAGCCACGCCCCGCGGTGCGCTGGTGGTGACGCTGGCCGCCTAA
- the glmU gene encoding bifunctional UDP-N-acetylglucosamine diphosphorylase/glucosamine-1-phosphate N-acetyltransferase GlmU, whose amino-acid sequence MTELLSIILAAGEGTRMRSAIPKVLHPVGGLPVVGHVVRAARAAGSQRMALVTGPRHQSIRDAVSRIDPEVTHFQQDVPRGTAHAASMARELFNSAEGYVAVVYGDHPLLRGENFRLVLDRLDAGLDVAVLGFEPADPTGYGRFITEGDQLVAIREHKDATEEERRIGLCNACILAFRAEVFRDLIDKVETNNAQGEFYLTDLVELANKAGKRVGFGVAPENDVMGVNDRRQLAHAEKLFQQVRRDDFMRAGVTLRDPDSVWFSYDTEIAQDVTIFPNVVFGPGVKIASNVEIRAFCDIEDAVIAEGASIGPFARIRGGAEIGEKVHLGNFVEVKKSRIGPGTKAGHLSYLGDAEIGTNTNIGAGTITCNYDGVNKDKTVIGDNAFIGSNASLVAPVTIGNGAYTASGSVITEDVPAEALAFGRARQENKPGYAPRLREQALAKKAAKGK is encoded by the coding sequence ATGACTGAACTGCTTTCGATCATTCTTGCGGCGGGCGAGGGGACCCGAATGCGCTCGGCAATCCCAAAGGTTCTACACCCCGTGGGGGGATTGCCCGTAGTCGGCCATGTGGTGCGCGCCGCCCGTGCGGCCGGATCCCAGCGGATGGCGCTTGTCACCGGGCCGCGACACCAGTCGATCCGCGATGCGGTGTCGCGCATCGATCCTGAAGTCACTCATTTCCAGCAAGACGTGCCCCGGGGTACCGCACACGCCGCCTCAATGGCGCGCGAATTGTTCAACAGCGCCGAAGGCTATGTTGCCGTGGTGTATGGCGACCACCCGCTGTTGCGCGGAGAAAACTTCCGCCTCGTGCTAGATCGCCTTGATGCCGGGCTCGACGTGGCCGTTTTGGGCTTTGAGCCCGCCGACCCCACTGGCTACGGCCGTTTCATCACTGAGGGCGACCAGCTGGTTGCGATCCGCGAGCACAAGGATGCGACGGAAGAAGAGCGCCGCATCGGCCTCTGCAATGCCTGCATCCTGGCGTTCCGGGCTGAAGTGTTCCGCGACCTCATCGACAAGGTCGAGACCAACAATGCCCAGGGTGAGTTCTACCTGACCGATCTCGTAGAGCTGGCCAACAAGGCCGGCAAACGCGTCGGTTTCGGTGTGGCGCCGGAAAACGACGTTATGGGCGTTAATGATCGCCGCCAGTTGGCGCATGCCGAAAAGCTGTTCCAGCAGGTACGCCGCGACGATTTCATGCGCGCCGGCGTGACGCTGCGCGATCCCGACAGCGTCTGGTTCTCCTACGACACCGAGATCGCCCAGGACGTTACGATCTTCCCCAATGTGGTCTTCGGCCCCGGGGTCAAGATCGCCAGCAATGTGGAAATCCGCGCGTTCTGTGACATCGAGGATGCCGTGATTGCCGAGGGCGCCAGCATTGGCCCGTTTGCTCGCATTCGCGGCGGCGCCGAGATCGGGGAAAAGGTTCATCTCGGTAATTTCGTCGAGGTGAAGAAGTCGCGGATCGGCCCAGGCACCAAGGCCGGGCACCTCAGCTATCTCGGGGATGCCGAGATCGGTACGAACACCAATATCGGTGCCGGCACCATCACCTGCAATTATGACGGGGTGAACAAGGACAAGACGGTGATCGGCGACAATGCCTTTATCGGCTCCAACGCCTCCCTGGTGGCCCCCGTCACCATCGGCAATGGCGCCTACACGGCCTCGGGGAGCGTCATCACCGAGGACGTGCCCGCAGAGGCGCTGGCCTTTGGCCGCGCCCGTCAGGAAAACAAGCCCGGCTATGCGCCGCGGCTGCGCGAGCAGGCGCTCGCCAAAAAAGCGGCAAAGGGAAAATAG